In Vibrio lentus, a single genomic region encodes these proteins:
- the rlmH gene encoding 23S rRNA (pseudouridine(1915)-N(3))-methyltransferase RlmH — translation MKIQLIAVGTKMPKWVEEGFQEYRRRFPHDMPLELIEITAGKRGKNADIARILQKEGEAMLAAVPKGNRIVTLDIPGKKWDTPQLAEQLESWKLDGRDVSILIGGPEGLAPACKAAADQSWSLSALTLPHPLVRVIMAESLYRAWSITANHPYHRE, via the coding sequence TTGAAAATCCAACTGATTGCTGTTGGCACTAAAATGCCAAAGTGGGTTGAAGAAGGCTTTCAAGAGTATCGCCGTCGCTTCCCTCACGACATGCCATTAGAGCTCATTGAGATCACTGCAGGCAAACGTGGCAAAAACGCCGATATTGCACGTATCCTTCAAAAAGAAGGTGAAGCGATGTTGGCAGCGGTTCCAAAAGGTAATCGAATTGTCACGCTCGATATCCCAGGTAAAAAATGGGATACACCACAGCTTGCTGAGCAATTAGAAAGTTGGAAGTTGGATGGACGTGATGTGTCCATCCTGATTGGAGGGCCTGAAGGATTAGCCCCTGCATGTAAAGCAGCCGCGGATCAAAGCTGGTCTTTGTCAGCACTGACCTTACCTCATCCATTAGTACGCGTTATCATGGCTGAAAGCTTGTATCGAGCTTGGAGCATCACTGCTAACCACCCGTACCACCGAGAATAA
- the rsfS gene encoding ribosome silencing factor, with protein sequence MLREELKDFLADKADDMKAESIVTIDVEGKSSVTDFMIVCTGTSKRHVASIAQHVADEVRKVGLQPLGMDGQKEGEWVVLDMGTSMLHVMQEEHRELYQLEKLWS encoded by the coding sequence GTGTTACGTGAAGAACTAAAAGACTTTCTTGCAGACAAAGCCGACGACATGAAAGCAGAATCGATTGTAACTATCGATGTAGAAGGCAAATCAAGTGTGACTGATTTCATGATTGTTTGTACTGGCACTTCTAAGCGCCACGTTGCCTCTATTGCACAACATGTCGCAGATGAAGTAAGAAAAGTAGGTCTACAACCGCTAGGTATGGACGGTCAAAAAGAAGGTGAGTGGGTTGTCCTAGATATGGGTACGAGCATGCTTCACGTTATGCAAGAAGAGCATCGTGAGCTGTATCAACTAGAAAAGCTTTGGAGCTAA
- the holA gene encoding DNA polymerase III subunit delta — protein sequence MRIFADRLSEQLTKQLSNVYLIFGNEPLLLQESREAIQKTAKEQGFEERHRFAIDNSLDWNQVYDCTQALSLFSSRQIIELELPESGVNAAIAKELLAISEHIHNDILLILVGTKLTKAQENAKWFKALSNQGHWVSCLTPDVSRLPQFVQARCRQVGLLPDPEAIQMLAQWHEGNLFALTQSLEKLALQYPDGKLTLVRLEESLSRHNHFTPFHWSDALLAGKGNRAQRILRQLEAEGVEPVILLRSIQRELALLLQMQQQMKQMPIGQVFDKHRIWQSKKPLYNAALTRVSISRLHSLFALLTQAELMTKTQYEQSPWPLIHQLSVEFCIPSASIPFHA from the coding sequence ATGCGTATTTTTGCCGATCGTTTATCTGAGCAACTTACTAAGCAATTAAGCAACGTTTACCTAATTTTTGGTAATGAGCCTTTGCTGCTGCAAGAAAGCCGAGAAGCGATTCAAAAGACAGCCAAAGAGCAAGGCTTCGAAGAACGTCACCGTTTTGCGATTGATAATAGCCTCGACTGGAATCAAGTCTATGACTGCACTCAAGCATTAAGCCTATTTTCAAGTCGCCAGATCATCGAACTTGAGCTACCTGAGTCTGGGGTTAACGCTGCGATTGCAAAAGAATTACTCGCGATCTCGGAACATATTCACAACGACATCTTATTGATATTGGTTGGCACTAAGCTGACGAAAGCCCAAGAAAATGCAAAATGGTTCAAAGCACTCTCGAATCAAGGGCATTGGGTAAGCTGTTTAACTCCTGATGTCAGCCGCTTGCCTCAGTTTGTCCAAGCGCGTTGTCGTCAGGTTGGCCTATTACCTGATCCAGAAGCTATTCAAATGCTGGCTCAATGGCACGAAGGCAACCTCTTCGCCCTAACTCAAAGCCTTGAAAAGCTCGCTCTTCAGTATCCTGATGGAAAACTCACATTAGTCCGACTTGAAGAGTCACTCAGCCGGCATAACCACTTTACGCCATTCCATTGGAGTGATGCGTTATTGGCTGGCAAAGGTAACCGTGCACAGAGAATTCTGCGTCAGTTAGAAGCCGAAGGTGTCGAACCCGTCATCTTGCTGCGTAGCATACAACGTGAGCTTGCTCTGCTATTACAAATGCAGCAACAAATGAAACAGATGCCAATCGGGCAGGTTTTTGACAAGCACCGTATATGGCAATCTAAGAAACCTCTTTATAACGCAGCGCTAACAAGAGTTTCGATTTCTCGATTACACTCCCTGTTTGCGTTGCTCACTCAAGCTGAATTGATGACAAAAACCCAATATGAACAGTCGCCTTGGCCACTAATTCATCAGTTAAGCGTAGAGTTTTGTATCCCTTCCGCTTCTATACCGTTTCACGCATAA
- the lptE gene encoding LPS assembly lipoprotein LptE: MRLISLSSLKVTIVVLTVSLLSACGFHLRGDYSVPEELNKISVTSYDQYSTFTRMMKGQLRMNDVEIVPPAENTPNLHIISESVGERTLSLYQNTRAAEIELTFYASYRVTIPDLGSKTFSTSVTRSYLDNPLTALAKSVERDMIEDEMRKLATSQILRQMARLKANIAAGSMDLQALENVQVKELEKQYNIKNIEIDDVEIDASTAPDAEPSVTVEQ, encoded by the coding sequence ATGCGCCTGATTTCACTATCTTCATTGAAAGTTACTATTGTTGTTTTAACCGTTAGCCTGCTAAGTGCCTGTGGTTTCCACCTACGTGGTGATTACTCCGTACCAGAAGAACTCAACAAGATCTCTGTGACCAGTTACGACCAATACAGTACGTTCACACGTATGATGAAAGGCCAGCTGCGTATGAATGATGTAGAAATTGTGCCACCGGCAGAAAATACACCTAACTTGCACATTATTAGTGAGAGTGTTGGCGAACGCACTCTATCTCTTTACCAAAATACTCGTGCAGCAGAAATTGAACTGACGTTCTACGCTTCATATCGAGTAACCATCCCCGATCTAGGTTCAAAAACATTCTCAACCAGCGTGACTCGTAGTTACCTTGATAACCCGCTCACAGCACTCGCAAAATCGGTTGAACGTGACATGATTGAAGATGAAATGCGTAAGCTTGCGACAAGCCAGATCCTTCGTCAGATGGCTCGATTGAAAGCGAACATTGCAGCCGGTAGCATGGATCTACAAGCTCTAGAGAACGTTCAAGTAAAAGAGCTAGAAAAGCAGTACAACATCAAGAACATCGAAATTGACGACGTTGAGATCGACGCCAGTACAGCACCTGATGCTGAGCCTAGCGTAACGGTTGAGCAATAG
- the leuS gene encoding leucine--tRNA ligase: MQEQYNPQEIEQKVQQHWDDSETFVVSEDPNKEKFYCLSMFPYPSGRLHMGHVRNYTIGDVVSRFQRLQGKNVMQPIGWDAFGLPAENAAVKNNTAPAPWTYENIEYMKNQLKLLGFGYDWKREFATCTPEYYRWEQEFFTKLYEQGLVYKKTSSVNWCPNDQTVLANEQVEDGCCWRCDTPVEQKKIPQWFIKITEYAQELLDDLDNLEGWPEMVKTMQRNWIGRSEGVELSFAVNGEEAPLEVYTTRPDTLMGVSYVGIAAGHPLAEKASKNNPELAAFVEECRNTKVAEAELATMEKKGMDTGLTAIHPLNGRVVPVYVANFVLMDYGTGAVMAVPAHDQRDYEFATKYGIDIIPVIKPEDGSELDVSEAAYTEKGVLFDSGEFDGLAFQEAFDAIAAKLEAEGKGKKTVNFRLRDWGVSRQRYWGAPIPMVTTEDGEVHPVPADQLPVILPEDVVMDGVTSPIKADKSWAETTFNGEPALRETDTFDTFMESSWYYARYCSPQADDILDPEKANYWLPVDQYVGGIEHACMHLLYSRFFHKLLRDAGYVTSDEPFKQLLCQGMVLADAFYHTNEKGTKEWIAPTDVTIDRDAKGRIEKAIDNQGRDVEHSGMIKMSKSKNNGIDPQEMVDKYGADTVRLFMMFASPADMTLEWQESGVEGANRFLKRVWKLVHAHSAKGAAESVDASALSGDQKALRRDIHKTIAKVTDDIGRRQTFNTAIAAIMELMNKLAKAPQESVQDRAILDEALKAVVRMLYPMTPHISYEMWIALGESNVDSATWPTFDEKALVEDEKTIVVMINGKLRAKLTVAADATEEQVRKLGLNDENAKKFLDGLTIRKVIFVPGKLLNIVAN, translated from the coding sequence ATGCAAGAACAATATAACCCGCAAGAGATTGAACAAAAGGTTCAACAACACTGGGATGACAGCGAGACTTTCGTTGTAAGTGAAGACCCAAATAAAGAAAAATTCTACTGTCTTTCTATGTTCCCGTACCCAAGTGGCCGACTGCATATGGGTCACGTGCGTAACTACACCATCGGTGATGTGGTATCTCGTTTCCAACGTCTACAAGGCAAAAACGTAATGCAGCCAATCGGTTGGGATGCATTCGGCCTACCTGCAGAAAACGCAGCTGTAAAAAACAACACAGCGCCTGCACCGTGGACTTACGAAAACATCGAATACATGAAAAACCAGCTTAAGCTTTTAGGCTTTGGTTACGACTGGAAACGTGAATTTGCAACGTGTACTCCTGAGTACTACCGTTGGGAACAAGAGTTCTTCACTAAACTTTACGAGCAAGGCCTAGTTTACAAGAAGACTTCTTCTGTTAACTGGTGTCCAAACGACCAAACGGTTCTTGCGAACGAGCAAGTAGAAGACGGTTGCTGCTGGCGTTGTGACACTCCAGTAGAACAAAAGAAGATCCCTCAGTGGTTCATTAAGATCACTGAGTACGCTCAAGAGCTACTAGACGATCTAGACAACCTTGAAGGTTGGCCTGAAATGGTTAAGACCATGCAGCGCAACTGGATCGGCCGCTCTGAAGGTGTAGAGCTATCTTTCGCTGTTAACGGTGAAGAAGCGCCACTAGAAGTATACACAACACGTCCAGACACACTAATGGGTGTTTCTTATGTTGGTATCGCTGCAGGTCACCCACTTGCAGAGAAAGCATCAAAGAACAACCCTGAGCTTGCAGCATTCGTTGAAGAATGTCGTAACACCAAAGTGGCTGAAGCAGAACTAGCAACGATGGAAAAGAAAGGTATGGATACTGGCCTAACGGCTATCCACCCTCTTAACGGTCGTGTTGTTCCTGTTTACGTAGCTAACTTCGTTCTTATGGATTACGGCACAGGTGCTGTAATGGCGGTTCCTGCTCACGACCAACGTGACTACGAATTCGCAACTAAGTACGGCATCGATATCATCCCAGTAATCAAACCTGAAGATGGTTCTGAGCTAGATGTGTCTGAAGCGGCTTACACTGAGAAAGGTGTACTGTTCGATTCTGGTGAATTCGATGGTCTTGCGTTCCAAGAAGCATTCGATGCAATCGCTGCGAAGCTTGAAGCTGAAGGCAAAGGTAAGAAAACAGTAAACTTCCGTCTACGTGACTGGGGCGTTTCTCGTCAGCGTTACTGGGGTGCTCCAATCCCAATGGTAACCACTGAAGATGGTGAAGTTCACCCAGTACCAGCAGACCAACTACCCGTTATTCTTCCAGAAGACGTGGTAATGGATGGCGTAACTAGCCCAATCAAGGCGGATAAGTCTTGGGCTGAAACAACATTCAATGGCGAACCAGCGCTACGTGAAACTGATACGTTCGATACGTTCATGGAATCTTCATGGTACTACGCACGTTACTGTTCACCACAAGCTGACGACATTCTAGATCCAGAGAAAGCAAACTACTGGTTGCCAGTTGACCAATACGTTGGTGGTATCGAGCACGCATGTATGCACCTGCTTTACTCTCGCTTCTTCCACAAGCTTCTTCGTGATGCGGGTTACGTGACATCTGATGAACCGTTCAAACAGCTTCTATGTCAAGGTATGGTTCTCGCTGATGCGTTCTACCACACGAACGAGAAAGGCACGAAGGAATGGATTGCTCCAACTGACGTGACTATCGACCGTGACGCGAAAGGTCGCATTGAAAAAGCAATCGACAACCAGGGCCGCGACGTTGAACACTCAGGCATGATCAAAATGTCTAAGTCTAAAAACAACGGTATCGACCCACAAGAGATGGTAGACAAGTACGGCGCTGATACAGTACGCCTATTCATGATGTTTGCATCGCCTGCAGACATGACGCTTGAGTGGCAAGAGTCTGGCGTTGAAGGCGCAAACCGCTTCCTTAAGCGTGTTTGGAAACTGGTTCACGCTCACTCAGCTAAAGGTGCTGCTGAATCTGTTGATGCTTCTGCGCTGTCTGGTGATCAGAAAGCACTTCGTCGTGATATTCACAAAACTATTGCGAAAGTAACGGACGATATCGGCCGTCGCCAAACATTCAACACTGCCATCGCTGCGATCATGGAATTGATGAACAAGCTAGCGAAAGCACCTCAAGAATCTGTACAAGATCGTGCAATTCTTGATGAAGCGCTAAAAGCAGTGGTTCGCATGCTTTACCCAATGACTCCACACATCTCTTACGAAATGTGGATTGCATTAGGTGAATCAAACGTAGACTCAGCGACATGGCCAACTTTCGATGAGAAAGCGCTAGTTGAAGACGAGAAGACTATCGTTGTAATGATCAACGGTAAGCTACGTGCGAAGCTAACGGTTGCAGCTGACGCAACAGAAGAGCAAGTTCGTAAGCTTGGTCTAAACGATGAGAACGCTAAGAAGTTCCTAGATGGCTTAACTATTCGTAAAGTTATCTTCGTACCTGGCAAGCTTCTGAACATCGTAGCTAACTAA
- a CDS encoding zinc ribbon-containing protein, with the protein MPKKKALYEEVVEEVIETLKHSPEELNNKIETSGKYAKAANDMTKDELSLISAYVKSDLKEFSESYEESKGDPFYLMITDSIWQGLLDITDRTKVEWVELFQDLEHQGLYQAEEVIGLGTLVCDECGHQTEYNHPTTIIPCIKCGSTGFSRKALKP; encoded by the coding sequence ATGCCGAAGAAAAAAGCACTCTATGAAGAAGTCGTCGAAGAGGTGATAGAAACGCTGAAGCATAGTCCTGAAGAGCTTAACAACAAAATAGAAACGTCAGGTAAATATGCGAAAGCAGCCAATGACATGACCAAAGACGAGCTGTCGTTGATTTCCGCTTACGTGAAGTCGGATTTAAAAGAGTTTTCCGAAAGCTATGAAGAGAGTAAAGGTGATCCATTTTATTTGATGATCACAGATTCTATCTGGCAAGGGCTTCTGGATATCACTGATCGCACTAAGGTGGAATGGGTTGAACTGTTTCAAGACTTAGAACATCAAGGCTTGTATCAAGCGGAAGAGGTTATCGGACTCGGGACACTCGTTTGTGATGAGTGTGGGCATCAAACCGAATATAACCACCCAACGACGATTATTCCGTGTATTAAATGTGGCTCGACAGGGTTTAGCCGTAAAGCGCTTAAGCCATAA
- the lnt gene encoding apolipoprotein N-acyltransferase, whose translation MTKLFNHRLLRPLAAVFVGAITTLSFAPYSIWPLAILSPALLLLLINNRSPKSALWIGYAWGLGQFTTGISWVYVSIDGFGGMPLAANLFLMALLVGYLAIYSGLFTWSLNKFFPSNNLSRFFLAAPALWLICDWLRGWVMTGFPWLWLGYSQIDSPLGSFAPIGGVELVTLAIIVSASALAYTVINKAWSVGIIPAIVFSAGFGIRNIDWVTPNPEKTTSVVLIQGNVDQDSKWLPSHRWPTMMKYTDLSRENWDADIIIWPEAAIPAFEVEIPSFLRNLDSAAKMNNSSIITGVLNQSEDKKYYNSVLSLGVNPYGEYSYDPDERYHKHHLLPFGEFVPFEDILRPLAPFFNLPMSSFSRGDFVQPNIVANGRHLAPALCYEIIFNDQVRQNVTDETDFILTLSNDAWFGRSIGPLQHMEIAQMRALELGKPLIRSTNNGVTAVTDHKGKIIKQIPQFETAVLKAELISTDGQTPYHVVGTWPLYIWALLSLVAGWFMRRKD comes from the coding sequence ATGACTAAACTATTTAATCATCGCCTATTACGGCCGCTTGCGGCCGTTTTTGTTGGCGCTATAACAACCCTTTCATTCGCTCCGTATTCAATATGGCCTCTTGCTATTCTCAGCCCAGCGTTATTGCTGTTACTGATCAATAATCGCTCTCCTAAAAGTGCGCTTTGGATTGGTTACGCATGGGGTTTAGGTCAATTCACGACTGGTATTAGTTGGGTATACGTCAGTATTGATGGCTTTGGCGGAATGCCTCTGGCTGCCAATTTATTCTTAATGGCATTGCTTGTTGGTTATCTTGCGATCTACTCCGGTCTATTTACTTGGAGTTTAAACAAATTTTTTCCGAGCAATAACCTAAGCCGATTTTTTCTTGCTGCCCCTGCACTATGGTTAATCTGTGATTGGCTACGCGGTTGGGTAATGACTGGCTTCCCATGGTTATGGCTAGGTTACAGCCAAATCGACTCGCCACTAGGTTCATTCGCACCGATTGGTGGTGTCGAGCTTGTTACGCTAGCGATTATTGTGTCAGCCTCTGCACTCGCTTATACAGTCATAAATAAGGCGTGGAGTGTCGGCATTATTCCTGCGATTGTCTTCAGTGCCGGTTTCGGTATTCGAAACATCGACTGGGTAACACCGAACCCTGAGAAAACAACGTCAGTGGTATTGATTCAAGGCAACGTCGATCAAGACAGCAAATGGCTACCTAGCCATCGCTGGCCAACCATGATGAAGTACACAGACCTAAGCAGAGAAAACTGGGACGCCGATATCATCATCTGGCCTGAAGCGGCTATCCCAGCATTCGAAGTTGAGATTCCATCTTTCCTACGCAACTTAGATAGCGCAGCGAAGATGAACAACAGCTCGATCATTACTGGCGTGCTGAATCAATCTGAAGATAAGAAGTACTACAACAGTGTTCTTTCACTTGGTGTGAATCCATATGGTGAGTACAGCTACGATCCAGACGAACGCTACCATAAGCATCACCTGTTACCGTTTGGTGAGTTTGTTCCGTTTGAAGATATCTTGCGCCCATTAGCACCTTTCTTTAACTTGCCAATGTCATCATTCAGCCGTGGCGACTTTGTTCAACCAAACATCGTGGCAAATGGTCGTCATCTAGCGCCTGCGTTGTGTTATGAGATCATCTTTAATGATCAAGTTAGACAAAACGTAACAGATGAAACTGACTTTATTCTAACGCTCTCTAACGATGCGTGGTTCGGCCGTTCGATTGGGCCATTGCAACATATGGAAATCGCACAGATGCGTGCTCTGGAGCTTGGGAAGCCGCTAATTCGCTCTACCAACAATGGTGTAACGGCAGTAACGGATCACAAAGGCAAGATCATCAAACAAATACCGCAGTTTGAAACGGCAGTATTGAAAGCTGAACTCATTTCAACGGATGGTCAAACCCCTTATCACGTGGTCGGTACTTGGCCACTGTATATCTGGGCATTACTGAGTTTGGTGGCAGGCTGGTTTATGAGAAGAAAAGACTAG
- the corC gene encoding CNNM family magnesium/cobalt transport protein CorC (CorC(YbeX) belongs to the Cyclin M Mg2+ Exporter (CNNM) family, and was characterized as belonging to a set of three proteins, at least one of which must be present for CorA to function.): protein MNEGNPPTSEGSKKSEGPSRKSFFERLGQIFQGEVKDRQELVDVIRGSEINDLIDHDTRDMLEGVMEISEMRVRDIMLPRSQMVTVERTDDLDTLIALITDAQHSRYPVISEDKDHVEGILLAKDLLKYLGSESAPFDIEQVIRPVVVVPESKRVDRLLKEFQEERYHMSIVVDEFGGVSGLVTIEDILEEIVGEIEDEFDDEEEVDIRKLSKHTFAVKALTTIEDFNDTFETSFSDDEVDTVGGMVMTALGHLPVRGEIVEIENYHFKVTSADNRRVIQLQVTIPDEQPLPTIEE from the coding sequence ATGAACGAAGGTAACCCCCCCACTTCTGAGGGAAGTAAAAAATCTGAAGGTCCGAGTAGAAAGTCCTTCTTTGAACGTCTAGGCCAAATATTTCAAGGCGAAGTTAAAGATCGCCAAGAACTTGTGGATGTTATCCGCGGTTCTGAAATCAATGACCTAATTGACCACGACACTCGCGACATGCTCGAAGGTGTTATGGAAATTTCAGAGATGCGAGTACGCGATATCATGCTGCCTCGCTCTCAAATGGTTACAGTTGAACGCACCGACGATTTAGATACGTTGATTGCGCTTATTACTGATGCTCAACACTCTCGCTACCCAGTGATCAGTGAAGATAAAGACCATGTTGAAGGCATTCTATTAGCGAAGGACCTACTTAAGTATTTGGGTTCAGAAAGTGCCCCATTTGATATCGAACAAGTGATTCGCCCTGTCGTGGTAGTTCCTGAAAGTAAGCGAGTTGATCGCCTGCTGAAGGAATTCCAAGAAGAGCGTTACCACATGTCTATCGTTGTCGATGAGTTTGGTGGTGTTTCTGGCCTGGTAACCATTGAAGATATCCTCGAAGAAATCGTTGGTGAAATTGAAGACGAATTCGACGATGAAGAAGAAGTAGATATTCGTAAGCTGAGTAAGCATACCTTCGCTGTTAAAGCTTTAACCACTATTGAAGATTTCAACGATACGTTTGAGACCTCTTTCAGTGATGACGAAGTGGATACAGTCGGCGGCATGGTAATGACAGCATTAGGTCACTTACCGGTTCGTGGCGAAATTGTAGAAATCGAAAACTACCATTTCAAAGTGACATCAGCTGATAACCGTCGTGTGATTCAGTTGCAGGTAACGATACCTGACGAACAACCTCTTCCAACTATCGAAGAATAA
- the ybeY gene encoding rRNA maturation RNase YbeY, translated as MSIELDLQIAVENEQGLPTEQDIQLWLDKTIPQFQESAELTVRIVDTEESHQLNHDYRGKDKPTNVLSFPFEAPPGMELDLLGDLIICRQVVEKEAEEQNKPLLAHWAHMVVHGSLHLLGYDHIEDDEAEEMESLETEIMQTMGFEDPYILEK; from the coding sequence ATGTCTATTGAACTAGACCTGCAAATAGCGGTCGAAAATGAGCAAGGTCTTCCAACCGAACAAGATATTCAGCTTTGGTTGGATAAGACAATTCCTCAGTTTCAAGAGAGTGCCGAGCTCACCGTTCGTATTGTTGATACAGAAGAGAGCCACCAGCTCAACCATGACTATCGTGGAAAAGATAAGCCAACTAACGTGCTGTCTTTCCCATTTGAAGCACCACCAGGAATGGAATTAGATCTACTGGGTGACCTTATTATCTGCCGCCAAGTTGTCGAAAAAGAAGCAGAAGAGCAAAATAAGCCTCTGCTAGCACACTGGGCTCATATGGTTGTACATGGCAGTCTGCATCTGCTAGGTTATGATCATATCGAAGATGATGAAGCTGAAGAGATGGAGTCACTCGAGACAGAAATCATGCAAACTATGGGCTTTGAAGACCCTTACATTCTAGAAAAGTAA
- a CDS encoding PhoH family protein yields the protein MSNKIVTLEINLEPADNLRLASLCGPFDDNIKHLERRLGVEINYRSNFFTIVGKPHTTAAALDIIKHLYVETAPVKGNVSDIEPEQVHLAVTESGILEQHVESEIDYGKEVTIKTKKGVIKPRTPNQAQYLMNMVTHDITFGIGPAGTGKTYLAVAAAVDALERQEVRRILLTRPAVEAGEKLGFLPGDLSQKVDPYLRPLYDALFEMLGFERVEKLIERNVIEVAPLAYMRGRTLNDAFIILDESQNTTVEQMKMFLTRIGFNSRAVITGDITQIDLPRGAKSGLRHATEVLSDVDDISFNFFMSEDVVRHPVVARIVNAYEKWEAKDQKERKEFEQRKREEREAKLLEAQQAVTTRLATQNSSVIAEQGDK from the coding sequence TTGAGCAATAAAATCGTTACTTTAGAGATCAACCTAGAACCTGCCGACAACCTACGTTTGGCAAGCTTATGTGGTCCATTCGACGACAATATCAAACACCTTGAACGCCGTCTTGGCGTTGAAATTAATTACCGTAGTAACTTCTTCACCATAGTAGGCAAGCCTCACACCACAGCGGCCGCTCTAGATATCATCAAGCACCTCTATGTAGAAACGGCTCCTGTCAAAGGCAACGTGTCCGATATTGAACCTGAACAGGTTCACCTCGCGGTCACCGAGTCAGGTATTTTGGAGCAGCATGTCGAGTCTGAAATCGACTACGGCAAAGAAGTGACCATTAAGACTAAAAAAGGCGTCATCAAGCCACGCACACCCAACCAAGCTCAATACTTGATGAACATGGTCACTCATGACATCACCTTTGGTATTGGCCCTGCAGGTACAGGTAAAACGTACTTGGCAGTAGCGGCAGCGGTAGATGCTCTCGAACGCCAAGAAGTTCGCCGGATCCTACTGACTCGCCCTGCCGTTGAAGCGGGTGAAAAGCTTGGTTTCCTTCCCGGAGATCTAAGCCAGAAAGTCGATCCATATTTGCGTCCACTTTACGATGCACTCTTTGAGATGCTTGGCTTTGAGCGTGTTGAGAAACTGATTGAGCGTAACGTGATTGAAGTTGCTCCTCTGGCTTACATGCGTGGTCGTACATTGAATGATGCATTTATCATTCTAGATGAGAGCCAAAACACCACGGTAGAGCAAATGAAAATGTTCTTAACCCGTATCGGTTTTAACTCTCGCGCTGTTATCACAGGTGATATCACTCAAATCGATTTACCTCGTGGTGCGAAATCAGGCCTACGCCACGCAACTGAAGTGCTCAGTGACGTTGATGACATTAGCTTTAACTTCTTCATGTCTGAAGACGTCGTTCGTCACCCTGTGGTTGCTCGTATCGTCAACGCGTACGAGAAGTGGGAAGCAAAAGACCAGAAAGAGCGCAAAGAGTTTGAACAACGTAAGCGTGAAGAACGCGAAGCCAAGCTTCTTGAGGCTCAACAAGCCGTTACGACACGATTAGCAACACAAAATAGCTCTGTAATTGCAGAACAAGGTGATAAATAG